The Candidatus Sulfotelmatobacter sp. genomic interval GAGCAGCCACGAGTTCTGGCGCAGATCGCCGAGCGCCGCGAACCACATCTGCCAGTCGAGGCGTGGCATGTGCGGCGCCACGAACTCCGGACGGCGATCGAGTGCGCCCGGCTTCCAGCGGAACTCGTACGAGCGCCAGATCTCGCCGTCGTTGCTGCCCTCGATCACGATCTCGGGGCGCTCGGTGGTCATCACCGCGAACAGGCCGTACGAATTGACGACGCGGAACGGCGCCGTGATTTCGTACGCCGAGGGCAGTGGCCCCAGCAGCTTCATCGGCCAGCGCAACGCTCCCCATAGCGGCACCAGCCCGAGCAGCGCGAGCGCGAGCGCGAGCGGGCGCCGGATCCAGCGGCTGGCAACCGTGGGTTCGCCCGCCCCGCTTTCGGGGAGCGAGATGCCGAGCGCGCGCCGCAGCCATGCCGGCCACACACCGTCATCGAACATCGGGATCACCAGCGCCATCGCCAGCGGATTGAAGAAGCCGTAGTTGCCGGTGATCACGATCAGCGCCTGGAGCGAGAGCATCGCAATGGCGCCCGCGAAGCGGATCCGGCGCGGCGCCAGGATCAGGAACGGCGCCAGCCCTTCGATCGCGAACATGACACCGGTCGAAAAGGTCTGGAACGCGTCCGGCAGATGATGCGCCCACCACGCCGTCCACGGCGGAAGCGGCTGCGTCTGGTAGTGGAAACGCAGCGCGGTGAGATGGCGCCAGTTGGGATCGTGGCTGGTGAGCTTCACCACCGCGGAGGAGAACATGAGCCGGAAGAGGAGCCAGCGCAGCAGCCACAGTCCGCTCTTCGCCGGCGCGGGATCGGCGGCGGGGAGCGCGAGTGGGCGCCAGCGCCCGATGAACAGCGAGGCCACCACGGTCTCGATCAGCAGGCCGTCCCACTGAAACCACAGGAACTCGCGCGCCACCGAGGCCAGCGACAGGTAGCAGGCCGCGATCGCCAGCAGCGCCGGAATCTCGAACACGCCGAGCATCAGCGCGAGCGACGCCGCCGTGCCGATCGCGCACAGCGCATGGAGCGCGCGATCGCTCGCATCGAGCCAGCAGAGCGACGGCACCGCCAGCGCGATGCCCGCTCCGTAGCGCTGGCGCAGCTGCCCGATGAATTCGGCCGTGGGGAGGATGCCCTGCCTCCCGATCAGGCCGATTACCTGGACCCAGAGCGACAGAAACGCCGACACCGAGATCGCTCCCAGCGCGCGCAGGAAGATCCACGCCGTGAGCCGCTGTCCGGGCGGCACGAGATACTTCCCCCACACCCGCGAAGTGACGCTGGTGAAGAACGGACGATTGCGAGCGATCACGCCGTAGACGGCGTCGCTCGCCAGCTTGAACGGCAGGAAGTAGCGATAGAGCCACCACCACGCGGCGCGCCCGGGCGAATAAGCCAGCGTTCGGAACACCGCCGCCGCGCCGCCGCGCCAGGTGCCGTCGGCCTCCCGCAGCTGCACCGCTTCGGCAAAGCGCGAAAGCGGCACCTCGGGGAAGCGCGACGACACCGATTGCGCCGGCGCGTAATCCACGGTGTCGCCGGTGACGCGCTGCCAGCGCTCGATCCAGCGCTTGCAGAAGCCACAGTTGCCGTCGAAGAGCATCAGCGGCCGTTCGGGAGCGCCCATGCGTCCATTCTAGCGGCGCGCGGCTCGGTGCGCGTATGCTCTCGGCCCTCCGAAAGGATCCCCCGCATGAAATACACCAGGCTCGGCCGCACCGGTCTCACGGTTTCGCGCATCTGTCTCGGCTGCATGAGCTACGGCGCCACCTCGTGGCGGCCATGGGTGCTGGAAGAGCAGGCGGCGCGCCCGTTCTTCAAGCGCGCGATCGAGCTGGGCATCAATTTCTTCGACACCGCCGACATGTACTCGCTCGGCGTGAGCGAGCAGATCACCGGCCGGTGCCTGCGCGAGTTCGGCAAGCTCGACGAGCTGGTGATCGCCACCAAGGTGCGCCACGCGATGCGCGGCGACGCCCCCAACACCGTGGGCCTGTCGCGCAAGCACGTGGTGCAGGGCTGCGAGGACAGTCTCGGGCGGCTCGGGATCGAGACCATTGACCTCTACCAGCTCCACCGCTTCGATCCGGCGACGCCGATCGAGGAGACGCTCGATGCGCTCGATCTGCTGGTGAAGCAGGGCAAGGTGCGCTACATCGGCGCCAGCTCGACCTACGCGTGGAAGGTGATGAAGGCGCTAGCGCGCTCCGACGCGCGCGGCCTCGCGCGCTTCGTCTCGATGCAGAATCACTACAACCTGGTCTATCGCGAGGAAGAGCGCGAGATGATCCCGCTGTGCCTCGAGGAAGGCCTCGGCGTCATTCCCTGGTCACCGCTTGCGCGCGGCCTCCTGGCGCGCCCCGCGGGCGACGAAACCGCGCGCAAGACCGGCGATGCCGGCATGGCCAACCAGCTCTACGACCATCCCGGCGACGCCGCGGTGGTCGAGGCCAATCGCGCGGTGGCGAAGTCGCGCGGCGTCTCGCCGGCCGAGACCGCGCTCGCCTGGCTGCTGTCGAAGCCCGGCGTGACCGCGCCGATCATCGGCGCGACGAAGATGGAGCACCTCGAGGCCGCGGTGAAGGCGCTCGATCTCACGCTGAGCGCCGAAGAAATCGCGGCGCTCGAGAAGCCCTACCAGCCGCACGCCGTGCGCGGGTGGCTGTAGACCGACGCTCAGCGGGTGCCGCTCTTGGCCCGATACTCGTCGCGCGCCTTGCGTGCCATGGCCAGGATGTCGGGCGGCACCTTTTCACCCACCATCATCTTGGCGAACTCGTCGGCGACCAGGCGGAACTGCGTCGCCTCGGCTGGGCTCACCGGCACCACCTTGAGCCCGCGCTTCTGCATCTCTTCGACGGCGGTGGTGTCCTGCCTCGGCACGCCGGTCTGGAGCGTGGATTCCATCTGCTTGCACGCGGTCAGCAGCTGATTGCGATCGGCCTCGGAGATCTTCATCCACGCCTGCTTGGTGATCACCAGCCCGCCGACGAGCGGCGCGAGGCCCAGCCCGATCATGTTGGGCGTCATCTTGTACCACTGGAGCGTGAGCCCGAGCAGCGGCGTGGTGGGATAGGCCTCGATCATGCCGGTCTGAAGCCCGGTCATGATGTCGGTGGCGGCGAGCGCCACCGGCTGGAAGCCGAGCGTCTTCCATTCCTGCGCGATCTGATCGTCCCCGGCCCACACGAAGAATTTGGCCTTCTTGAGCCCGTCCACGGTCGAGATCGGGTTCTTGGTGAAGAAATAAACCCAGCCGCCGTGGCCCCAGCCGAGCAGCACGAAGCCCTTGGCCTCGAGGCGCTGCTTCAAGACCGGCTCCATCACGTCGAGCGTGTGATACA includes:
- a CDS encoding aldo/keto reductase; the protein is MKYTRLGRTGLTVSRICLGCMSYGATSWRPWVLEEQAARPFFKRAIELGINFFDTADMYSLGVSEQITGRCLREFGKLDELVIATKVRHAMRGDAPNTVGLSRKHVVQGCEDSLGRLGIETIDLYQLHRFDPATPIEETLDALDLLVKQGKVRYIGASSTYAWKVMKALARSDARGLARFVSMQNHYNLVYREEEREMIPLCLEEGLGVIPWSPLARGLLARPAGDETARKTGDAGMANQLYDHPGDAAVVEANRAVAKSRGVSPAETALAWLLSKPGVTAPIIGATKMEHLEAAVKALDLTLSAEEIAALEKPYQPHAVRGWL
- the dctP gene encoding TRAP transporter substrate-binding protein DctP: MKRPKAALLALAGMLALVAAAPRRALAQANVVKLATLVPEGSVWDKALREMGSQWSTSTQNRVALRVYPSGVAGDEPDIVRKMRIGQLQAAAVTTAGLASIDPSFHMFNIPMFFNSYPELYHTLDVMEPVLKQRLEAKGFVLLGWGHGGWVYFFTKNPISTVDGLKKAKFFVWAGDDQIAQEWKTLGFQPVALAATDIMTGLQTGMIEAYPTTPLLGLTLQWYKMTPNMIGLGLAPLVGGLVITKQAWMKISEADRNQLLTACKQMESTLQTGVPRQDTTAVEEMQKRGLKVVPVSPAEATQFRLVADEFAKMMVGEKVPPDILAMARKARDEYRAKSGTR
- a CDS encoding lipase maturation factor family protein translates to MGAPERPLMLFDGNCGFCKRWIERWQRVTGDTVDYAPAQSVSSRFPEVPLSRFAEAVQLREADGTWRGGAAAVFRTLAYSPGRAAWWWLYRYFLPFKLASDAVYGVIARNRPFFTSVTSRVWGKYLVPPGQRLTAWIFLRALGAISVSAFLSLWVQVIGLIGRQGILPTAEFIGQLRQRYGAGIALAVPSLCWLDASDRALHALCAIGTAASLALMLGVFEIPALLAIAACYLSLASVAREFLWFQWDGLLIETVVASLFIGRWRPLALPAADPAPAKSGLWLLRWLLFRLMFSSAVVKLTSHDPNWRHLTALRFHYQTQPLPPWTAWWAHHLPDAFQTFSTGVMFAIEGLAPFLILAPRRIRFAGAIAMLSLQALIVITGNYGFFNPLAMALVIPMFDDGVWPAWLRRALGISLPESGAGEPTVASRWIRRPLALALALLGLVPLWGALRWPMKLLGPLPSAYEITAPFRVVNSYGLFAVMTTERPEIVIEGSNDGEIWRSYEFRWKPGALDRRPEFVAPHMPRLDWQMWFAALGDLRQNSWLLYFCERLLQGSKPVLKLMARNPFPDAPPRYLRATVYLYHFTTAAERRATGAWWTRMPRGPYAPVLTLQDGRLAVADLPGNRLDLQEPRARP